In Nymphalis io chromosome 11, ilAglIoxx1.1, whole genome shotgun sequence, one genomic interval encodes:
- the LOC126771562 gene encoding microsomal triacylglycerol transfer protein, whose product MKWHLIFLVCIYLVNFGFSSSENRVNYGEIRLFQTPVSYNVDMTVLLNDASRREKEVSYKVKAALNVYPVWIDSEFECLLKFELVSPQLQSRGKHVSAEYMPMKSVWDAYSHSTFYAHWKNGLVQTAYLDPNELIDIQNFKRSLISLFQIQAFNGEHREIDISGTCDVVYETLSKQVIRKIKRRCSAPEWPAVGLDSVQARRLTRYSLSDSLDALDELHAEELLEMGALKARVWLRARRALPAPAGAARAASLAAALAALPAALAPAPLAAPPPAASGVSLLRWLVLVGADDELAEALRAARAARGAGAGAGGDARGARAALRLLRALRRAPAAPVAALLHDLAEPDLLETLCEALGLVGSAATHAAVAPFLRLRSPDVTPHLARRYLAALALAPRPQESVIEDVLRAAEEVNDASIVESALLAAGAAASRLPAEPVAGVVRDALARSLANCKDDECRRVRIHALGNLQREDTIESLLEHAERGAGPAALAALDALEGVAAALATPERVLRLERLVLDARALEVRAAALDLLLRCSAVAPFSLPRTLLALHERAPSELQRLAWQRLRALAVDHEHVRKLIRMLPLRLRGWDAQAMAGTSSVLVREAAADGGWRALLESVQLARGGLLRRGRVRLLTLSPANVTDDTLSVEIWTRGLEAFAGDSTKESSSEDEGEAEATSGGLALGVGGLRAHTYTLFSGQAELLGHVWAGTGSEPTPVLRALRPAGGAEVALPLLGGAALTYRYEALVSLALDAQAQVSLWSRSARSQLELRGAAVAEGEARVETAWGALTAEAADEAEPSMTISADLDFYDGVELCVRADVAAHARGAAVALRSALGARRERRVRRRAARRGAAPGRTLALGARNDAACRALGPGA is encoded by the exons ATGAAAtggcatttaatatttttagtttgtatttatttagtgaATTTTGGATTTAGTTCGTCAGAGAACCGGGTGAACTATGGCGAAATAAGGTTGTTCCAAACGCCGGTATCCTATAACGTTGATATGACGGTTCTGCTAAACGATGCATCCAGAAGAGAAAAAGAGGTCAGCTACAAAGTGAAGGCCGCTCTTAACGTGTACCCTGTATGGATCGATTCTGAATTTGAATGTTTGCTAAAGTTTGAG CTTGTGTCGCCTCAACTGCAGTCAAGAGGTAAACATGTCAGCGCTGAGTACATGCCCATGAAGTCCGTCTGGGATGCATACTCTCATTCCACTTTCTATGCTCACTGGAAGAATGGACTCGTCCAAACCGCCTATTTGGATCCAAATGAATTAATAGATATTCAGAATTTCAAAAGATCACTAATAAGCTTATTTcag ATACAAGCATTCAATGGAGAGCATCGGGAGATAGATATATCTGGAACTTGCGACGTGGTATACGAGACCCTATCTAAGCAAGTCATCCGAAAGATTAAG CGACGATGCAGTGCGCCCGAGTGGCCGGCCGTCGGCCTCGACTCGGTGCAGGCGCGGCGCCTCACGCGCTACTCGCTGAGCGACTCGCTGGACGCGCTGGACGAGCTGCACGCCGAGGAGCTGCTCGAGATGGGCGCGCTCAAGGCGCGCGTGTGGCTGCGCGCGCGCCGAGCGCTGCCCGCGCCCGccggcgccgcgcgcgccgcgtcGCTGGCGGCCGCGCTGGCGGCGCTGCCGGCCGCGCTGGCCCCCGCCCCGctcgccgcgccgccgcccgccgcctcGGGGGTGAGTCTCCTGCGCTGGCTAGTGCTAGTG GGCGCGGACGACGAGCTGGCGGAGGCGCTgcgcgcggcgcgggcggcgcgcggggcgggcgcgggcgcggggggGGACGCGCGCGGCGCGCGGGCGGCGCTGCGGCTGCTGCGGGCGCTGCGccgcgcgcccgccgcgcccgtcGCCGCGCTGCTGCACGACCTGGCCGAGCCCGACCTGCT GGAGACGTTGTGCGAGGCGCTCGGGCTGGTGGGCTCGGCGGCGACGCACGCGGCCGTCGCGCCTTTCCTGCGGCTGCGCTCGCCCGACGTGACGCCGCACCTCGCGCGCCGCTACCTCGCCGCGCTCGCACTCGCACCTCGCCCGCAG GAGTCGGTGATAGAGGACGTGCTCCGCGCGGCCGAGGAGGTGAACGACGCGAGCATAGTCGAGAGTGCGCTGCTGGCCGCCGGCGCCGCCGCCTCGCGCCTACCGGCCGAGCCGGTCGCCGGCGTCGTGCGCGACGCGCTGGCCAGGAGTCTCGCTAACTGCAAG GACGACGAGTGTCGCCGGGTGAGGATTCACGCGCTCGGCAACTTGCAACGCGAGGACACGATCGAGTCGCTGCTGGAGCACGCCGAGCGTGGCGCCGGGCCCGCGGCGCTGGCGGCGCTCGACGCGCTGGAGGGCGTGGCCGCGGCGCTGGCGACGCCGGAGCGAGTGCTGCGACTGGAGCGCCTGGTGCTGGACGCGCGTGCGCTGGAGGTGCGCGCGGCGGCACTCGATCTGCTGCTGCGTTGCAGCGCCGTCGCGCCTTTCAGTTTACCACGCACGTTGCTGGCGCTGCACGAGCGCGCTCCCTCCGAGCTGCAGCGCCTCGCCTGGCAGCGGCTGCGTGCGCTCGCCGTTGACCACGAGCACGTTCGCAAGTTGATCCGCATGTTGCCGCTCCGTCTGCGCGGATGGGACGCACAAGCAATGGCCG GAACGTCGTCGGTGCTAGTGCGCGAGGCGGCTGCGGACGGCGGCTGGCGCGCGTTGCTGGAGTCGGTGCAGCTGGCGCGCGGCGGGCTGCTGCGGCGCGGTCGCGTGCGCCTGCTGACGCTGTCGCCCGCCAACGTCACGGATGACACTCTGAGC GTAGAGATCTGGACGCGTGGACTGGAAGCGTTCGCCGGAGACTCGACTAAGGAGTCCTCGAGTGAGGATGAGGGCGAGGCGGAGGCGACGAGCGGGGGCCTCGCGCTGGGCGTCGGAGGTCTGCGCGCGCATACATACACACTGTTCTCCGGACAG GCTGAACTTCTAGGGCACGTGTGGGCGGGAACCGGCAGCGAGCCGACGCCCGTGCTCCGCGCCCTGCGGCCGGCGGGCGGCGCGGAGGTGGCGCTCCCGCTGCTCGGCGGGGCGGCGCTGACGTACAGATACGAGGCGCTGGTATCGCTGGCGCTCGACGCGCAGGCGCAGGTGTCGCTGTGGTCGCGCAGTGCCCGCTCGCAGCTGGAGCTGCGCGGGGCGGCGGTGGCGGAGGGCGAGGCGCGCGTGGAGACGGCGTGGGGCGCGCTGACGGCCGAGGCGGCCGACGAGGCGGAGCCGAGTATGACCATCTCCGCCGACCTCGACTTCTACGACGGCGTGGAGCTGTGCGTGCGCGCGGACGTGGCGGCGCacgcgcgcggcgcggcggtgGCGCTGCGCTCGGCGCTGGGCGCGCGGCGCGAGCGGCGCGTGCGGCGCCGGGCCGCGCGGCGCGGGGCGGCGCCGGGCCGCACGCTGGCGCTGGGCGCGCGCAACGACGCCGCCTGCCGCGCGCTGGGCCCCGGCGCGTAG
- the LOC126772090 gene encoding calpain-1 catalytic subunit-like, with translation MRKFMRTRAGHSQQAPGAAPPAPPALHKTNGITNGVGTGPRRDDHHSTLNRYWNESDECGDVGKGVSGSGLAAGGCAPLWEDPEFPAAASSLADRRFAHRSRWLRPHEICSRPRFLGDTAIDAELSTEQLEPESDEQFAARWSVEAGEAGDAHVCCAAAALALTPRLLARVVPPQSFRSRYTGLFRFRFWVFGVWREVTVDDRLPVRGGRLVASRALLPDDFTLPLLEKAYAKLHGSYAALRGGSVARALQELSGGVVQSFAPPRQPRALLYQVLNSAVPRSTLLVATVAPPFGPTEKEGPGRRLRNGLIPGQAYCVTGLARVREAAGDADGDASGALVRVRAPSGRGEWAGAWARGGGQWRALAEPDRDLLARRAAQPGHFWMSFSDFARSFGRLELVHVGPDDWLSEPALHGKRPWRAVLARRRWRCGYNAGGPPRCRATAHTNPQFHVQVPRTEAGKCHVVVSVTQQYAVGAGRRERLHGIGFAVYELPAGAAPRRAALAAAALPDLRALDVTHESRAREVVTFFTLPPGQYLVVPHTHRPHVEAAFLLRILTDDHTDVWEVNDDNVIIRDIAAEFMDEGRSIPPELHAAIAKTLGKRESEEVDAAALLRLLRRVWRRVLPARPSLELCRALVALRDPGVRGRLCARELPALLARLALWRAALAPARCGRARVCAYRLRALLWACGVSASNKVLECLVLRFARGASLSPAAYVTALARLHLAHERYRSLDAKLKSNPLSLEEMILMTIYS, from the exons ACGGCGTGGGGACTGGTCCGCGACGCGACGATCACCATTCCACTTTAAACAG ATACTGGAACGAGTCGGACGAGTGCGGGGACGTAGGAAAAGGCGTGTCTGGTTCGGGCCTGGCTGCGGGCGGGTGCGCGCCGCTGTGGGAGGACCCCGAGTTCCCCGCTGCGGCCAGCAGCCTCGCGGATCGCCGCTTTGCGCACCGCTCGCGTTGGCTGCGACCACAC gaAATTTGTTCGAGACCTCGTTTTCTTGGCGACACCGCAATAGACGCGGAGCTGTCCACCGAGCAATTGGAACCCGAGTCGGACGAGCAGTTCGCTGCCAG ATGGAGCGTGGAGGCGGGCGAGGCGGGCGACGCACACGTGTGCtgcgccgccgccgcgctggCGCTCACGCCGCGCCTGCTCGCGCGGGTGGTGCCGCCGCAGAGCTTCCGCAGTCGCTACACCGGCCTCTTCAG GTTTCGATTCTGGGTGTTCGGTGTGTGGCGCGAGGTGACAGTCGACGACCGGCTGCCGGTGCGCGGGGGTCGCCTGGTGGCGAGTCGCGCACTGCTGCCAGACGACTTCACGCTGCCGCTACTGGAGAAAGCCTACGCTAA GTTGCACGGCTCGTACGCGGCGCTGCGCGGCGGCAGCGTGGCGCGCGCGCTGCAGGAGCTGTCGGGCGGCGTGGTGCAGAGCTTCGCGCCGCCGCGCCAGCCGCGCGCGCTGCTGTACCAGGTGCTCAACTCCGCCGTGCCGCGCTCCACGCTGCTCGTCGCCACCGTGGCGCCGCCCTTCGGACCGACG GAAAAGGAGGGCCCGGGACGGAGACTGCGAAACGGCCTGATCCCGGGACAGGCCTACTGCGTCACCGGGCTGGCGCGCGTGCGCGAGGCGGCGGGCGACGCCGACGGCGACGCGAGCGGCGCGCTCGTGCGCGTGCGCGCGCCGAGCGGGCGCGGCGAGTGGGCGGGCGCGTGGGCGCGCGGCGGCGGCCAGTGGCGCGCGCTGGCCGAGCCCGACCGCGACCTGCtggcgcgccgcgccgcgcagCCCGGACACTTCTG GATGTCGTTTTCGGACTTCGCGCGCTCGTTCGGAAGACTCGAATTGGTGCACGTCGGCCCCGACGACTGGCTGAGTGAGCCGGCGCTGCACGGCAAGCGGCCGTGGCGGGCGGTACTCGCGCGGCGGCGCTGGCGCTGCGGGTACAACGCGGGTGGTCCGCCGCGCTGCCGCGCCACCGCACACACGAACCCACAGTTCCACGTGCAGGTGCCGCGCACGGAGGCGGGCAAGTGCCACGTCGTGGTGTCGGTGACGCAGCAGTACGCGGTGGGTGCGGGCCGCCGCGAGCGCCTGCACGGTATCGGGTTCGCCGTGTACGAGCTGCCGGCCGGCGCCGCCCCCCGCCGCGCCGCGCTGGCCGCTGCCGCGCTCCCAGACCTG CGTGCCCTCGACGTGACGCACGAGTCCCGCGCGCGCGAGGTGGTGACGTTCTTCACGCTGCCGCCCGGCCAGTACCTAGTGGTTCCGCACACGCACCGCCCGCACGTCGAGGCCGCCTTTCTGCTGCGCATCCTCACGGACGATCACACCGACGTCTG GGAGGTGAACGACGACAACGTCATCATTCGAGACATCGCGGCAGAATTCATGGACGAGGGACGCTCCATACCG CCAGAATTGCACGCCGCAATCGCGAAGACGCTCGGAAAACGCGAATCGGAGGAG GTGGACGCGGCGGCGCTGCTGCGGCTGCTGCGGCGCGTGTGGCGGCGCGTGCTGCCGGCGCGGCCGTCGCTGGAGCTGTGCCGCGCGCTGGTGGCGCTGCGCGACCCCGGCGTGCGCGGGCGGCTGTGCGCGCGCGAGCTGCCGGCGCTGCTGGCGCGGCTGGCGCTGTGGCGCGCGGCGCTGGCCCCGGCGCGCTGCGGGCGCGCGCGCGTGTGCGCCTACCGCCTGCGCGCGCTGCTGTGGGCGTGCGGCGTGAGCGCGTCCAACAAGGTGCTGGAGTGCCTCGTGCTGCGCTTCGCGCGCGGCGCCTCCCTGTCGCCGGCCGCCTACGTCACGGCGCTGGCCCGCCTGCACCTCGCGCACG AGAGATACCGCAGCCTCGACGCGAAGTTGAAGTCCAATCCTCTCTCGCTGGAGGAG ATGATCCTGATGACGATCTACTCGTGA